The following are encoded in a window of Telmatobacter sp. DSM 110680 genomic DNA:
- the tuf gene encoding elongation factor Tu, with protein MAKEKFDRSKPHVNVGTIGHIDHGKTTLTAAITKVLQKHNPKNTFRSFDSIDNAPEERERGITIATAHVEYETPNRHYAHVDCPGHADYIKNMITGAAQMDGAILVVAATDGPMPQTKEHVLLARQVGVPCIVVFLNKCDAVEDEELTDLVEMEVRELLSKYQFPGDDVPVIRGSALGALNGEAKWEAKIDELMEAVDKYVPQPERAVNLPFLMPIEDIFSISGRGTVVTGRIERGKVKVGEDVEIVGFRETRKSVCTGVEMFKKQLDEGLAGDNAGILLRGIPKEDVERGMVLAKPGSITPHTKFKGTVYVLSKEEGGRHTPFFKGYRPQFYFRTTDVTGVAELPEGTEMVMPGDNVELVIELITPVAMEKGLRFAIREGGRTVGAGAIAEIIK; from the coding sequence ATGGCGAAGGAAAAGTTTGATCGTTCGAAGCCGCATGTGAACGTGGGAACGATTGGTCACATCGATCACGGCAAGACGACGTTGACGGCGGCGATCACGAAGGTATTGCAGAAGCACAACCCGAAGAACACGTTCCGTTCGTTTGACTCGATCGACAACGCCCCGGAAGAGCGGGAGCGCGGTATCACGATCGCAACGGCGCACGTGGAGTACGAGACCCCGAACCGGCACTACGCGCACGTCGACTGCCCCGGTCACGCCGACTACATCAAGAACATGATTACCGGCGCGGCGCAGATGGACGGAGCGATTCTGGTAGTCGCAGCGACCGACGGTCCGATGCCGCAGACCAAGGAGCACGTTCTCCTGGCTCGTCAGGTAGGCGTTCCCTGCATCGTGGTCTTCCTCAACAAGTGCGATGCGGTGGAAGACGAAGAGCTGACAGACCTGGTCGAGATGGAAGTTCGCGAACTGCTGTCGAAGTATCAGTTCCCGGGCGACGACGTTCCGGTCATTCGTGGATCGGCTCTCGGCGCCCTGAACGGCGAAGCCAAGTGGGAAGCCAAGATCGACGAGCTGATGGAAGCGGTCGACAAGTACGTTCCGCAGCCGGAGCGCGCGGTCAATCTGCCCTTCCTGATGCCGATCGAAGACATCTTCTCGATCTCCGGACGCGGCACGGTGGTGACCGGAAGAATCGAGCGCGGCAAGGTGAAGGTGGGCGAGGATGTCGAGATCGTCGGCTTCCGCGAGACCCGCAAGTCGGTTTGCACGGGCGTGGAAATGTTCAAGAAGCAGCTGGACGAAGGCCTGGCGGGCGATAACGCCGGCATCCTGCTGCGCGGCATTCCTAAAGAGGATGTCGAGCGCGGCATGGTTCTGGCCAAGCCGGGATCGATCACGCCGCACACCAAGTTCAAGGGCACCGTCTACGTGCTGAGCAAGGAAGAAGGCGGCCGTCATACGCCGTTCTTCAAGGGCTACAGGCCGCAGTTCTACTTCCGTACGACGGACGTGACGGGAGTGGCGGAATTGCCCGAAGGCACGGAGATGGTGATGCCGGGCGACAACGTGGAGCTGGTGATTGAGCTGATTACACCGGTCGCCATGGAAAAGGGTCTGCGCTTTGCCATCCGCGAAGGCGGACGCACAGTAGGCGCAGGCGCGATTGCGGAAATTATCAAGTAG
- the gltX gene encoding glutamate--tRNA ligase, translating to MIVSDMESGTIRVRFAPSPTGLLHVGNARTALINWLYAKQTGGKFIMRVEDTDLDRSKSMYEKQLIEDLVWLGLSWDEGPNESDPGEKGEFGPYRQSKRLEIYSSNTAQLLAEGKAYRCFCTPEELQAEREQAIAQQRPQVYSGKCRKLTKPEVKESLLRGKMYAVRLKIPSQPIRFHDLVRGNLEFAPETIGDPILIRSAHGGTAGASPGIPVYNYVVTVDDALMGITHVIRGDDHIANTPKQVAIYDAFGWKVPEFVHLSAILGPDRERLSKRHGAISMSGFREMGYLPEALVNYLSLLGLSAQDGKTEILSPDQLVKAISVERITTTPSIFDIEKLNELNRHYMKQAPPARLAAACWDYFGGLLPEKEEASDAVLVWFLHVIALFLPSISHLDEIPAKAAFIFHMDPSLARGVPENAAILQAASAQTVLHELANRVRAHAGPITGTDFSKWMNEVKLATGVDGSQLFDPVRIALTGTSSGCDFDKLVPLIEQGADLGLGIPSVKQRLDAFMQG from the coding sequence ATGATCGTGAGTGATATGGAGAGCGGAACTATACGAGTGCGCTTTGCGCCTTCCCCTACTGGCCTTCTACATGTAGGAAACGCACGGACTGCCCTGATCAACTGGCTGTACGCCAAGCAGACAGGTGGCAAGTTCATCATGCGTGTCGAGGATACAGACCTCGATCGTTCGAAGTCGATGTACGAAAAGCAACTGATCGAAGACCTGGTGTGGCTCGGCCTGAGCTGGGATGAGGGCCCGAACGAGAGCGATCCAGGTGAGAAAGGCGAATTCGGTCCCTATCGCCAATCGAAGCGGCTCGAAATCTATTCATCGAACACGGCGCAGTTATTGGCGGAAGGGAAAGCGTACCGCTGTTTTTGCACTCCGGAGGAACTGCAAGCAGAGCGCGAGCAGGCAATCGCCCAGCAGCGGCCCCAGGTCTATAGCGGAAAGTGCCGCAAGCTGACCAAACCGGAGGTCAAGGAAAGCCTGCTGAGAGGCAAGATGTACGCGGTGCGGCTGAAGATACCGTCCCAGCCGATACGGTTCCATGACCTGGTGCGCGGGAATCTTGAATTCGCTCCTGAGACCATCGGCGATCCTATCCTGATACGTTCGGCACATGGGGGAACAGCAGGAGCGAGCCCCGGAATCCCGGTTTATAACTACGTGGTCACGGTGGACGACGCATTGATGGGTATCACGCATGTGATTCGAGGAGACGATCACATTGCGAATACTCCGAAGCAGGTAGCCATCTACGATGCGTTCGGCTGGAAGGTGCCGGAGTTCGTGCATCTTTCTGCGATTCTTGGACCCGACCGCGAGCGGCTTTCGAAGCGGCATGGCGCTATCTCGATGTCGGGCTTTCGCGAGATGGGTTACCTGCCGGAAGCGCTGGTGAACTATCTTTCGCTACTCGGTTTGAGTGCTCAGGATGGGAAAACCGAAATACTTTCTCCCGACCAGCTTGTCAAAGCCATCTCGGTGGAGCGGATTACCACAACCCCCTCAATTTTCGATATTGAAAAGCTGAACGAGCTGAATCGCCATTACATGAAACAGGCGCCGCCCGCGCGGCTCGCCGCTGCATGCTGGGATTACTTTGGTGGATTGCTGCCCGAGAAGGAAGAGGCTTCCGACGCAGTGCTAGTTTGGTTTTTACACGTCATCGCGCTTTTTCTTCCGTCGATTAGTCATCTGGACGAGATTCCCGCGAAGGCCGCCTTCATCTTCCATATGGATCCAAGTCTTGCGCGGGGCGTGCCGGAGAATGCGGCTATCCTGCAAGCAGCTTCGGCACAAACGGTGCTCCATGAGCTTGCCAATCGAGTCCGTGCCCATGCTGGACCGATAACAGGAACCGACTTTTCCAAGTGGATGAACGAGGTAAAGCTGGCCACCGGCGTCGACGGCAGTCAATTGTTCGACCCAGTGCGCATTGCTCTCACGGGGACGAGTTCCGGATGTGATTTTGACAAGCTTGTTCCTCTGATTGAGCAGGGTGCGGATCTTGGTCTTGGCATCCCCAGTGTCAAGCAGCGGCTTGATGCGTTCATGCAGGGTTGA
- a CDS encoding glycosyltransferase, protein MTEQGPRVAFFPDSFHEVNGVAHTSRQFEAFAGRRGLPFLCVRAGQRSESLEINGELWSLELPRSPISIPLEKDLSFDPAYARHLPTIMDALERFEPDLIHITGPSEMGILGAALARHYNLPLAASWHTNLHEYAARRSHRLLRLLPHDYSEATGKTIEDLALVIATDFYSSAHLLFAPSPDLCQMLERETGRPCHLMQRGVDSVLFHPQRRRQRENDRDFILGYVGRLSIEKNVALLTTVQRELEQRIHRSFRFLIVGGGVEEENLRQHLPRAQFAGVLKGEALAEAYANMDLFIFPSHTDTFGNVVLEALASGVPGIVTPDGGPSTIIRDGVTGRIAPDVEFSKVIADIIEKPMLHEQMRTAARSHAQTASWDSIFEGVYSAYKYLGCIPQIAWVH, encoded by the coding sequence ATGACCGAGCAAGGTCCGCGCGTGGCATTCTTCCCCGACTCGTTTCACGAGGTGAACGGAGTCGCCCATACCAGCCGCCAATTTGAAGCATTTGCGGGTAGAAGAGGTCTGCCATTCCTGTGCGTGCGTGCCGGGCAACGATCCGAATCGTTAGAAATAAACGGAGAACTCTGGTCGCTGGAACTTCCGCGGTCTCCCATCTCCATCCCACTGGAAAAGGATTTGAGTTTTGATCCGGCATACGCGCGTCATCTTCCAACGATCATGGATGCGCTTGAACGCTTTGAGCCTGATCTCATCCACATCACTGGACCGAGCGAAATGGGCATATTGGGAGCTGCCCTTGCCCGGCATTACAATCTGCCATTGGCCGCAAGCTGGCACACGAATCTGCACGAATATGCAGCGCGCCGCTCGCATCGGCTGTTGCGACTTTTGCCGCATGACTATTCTGAAGCGACAGGCAAGACGATCGAAGATCTCGCCCTGGTTATAGCAACAGACTTCTATTCGTCGGCGCATCTGCTTTTCGCGCCAAGCCCCGATCTCTGCCAAATGCTCGAACGGGAAACCGGCCGACCGTGTCATCTGATGCAGCGCGGCGTGGACTCCGTTTTGTTTCACCCGCAAAGGCGCAGGCAGCGCGAAAATGACCGCGACTTCATTCTCGGCTACGTCGGCCGGCTGTCAATAGAAAAGAACGTTGCGCTGTTGACGACCGTACAGCGTGAGTTGGAACAAAGAATCCATCGCAGCTTCCGATTTTTGATAGTTGGCGGCGGAGTTGAAGAAGAGAACCTGCGCCAACATCTCCCTCGCGCACAGTTTGCCGGGGTACTCAAGGGAGAAGCGCTGGCGGAGGCCTACGCTAACATGGACCTCTTCATCTTTCCTTCGCATACCGACACCTTTGGCAACGTAGTGCTCGAGGCTCTCGCCAGCGGTGTGCCCGGCATTGTGACCCCCGATGGCGGCCCATCCACGATCATTCGTGACGGCGTCACAGGGCGCATTGCACCGGACGTGGAGTTTTCCAAAGTAATCGCCGACATCATCGAAAAACCTATGCTGCACGAACAAATGCGCACGGCTGCGCGAAGTCACGCACAAACAGCAAGTTGGGATTCGATTTTTGAGGGAGTTTACTCGGCGTACAAATACCTTGGTTGTATCCCCCAAATCGCTTGGGTGCATTGA
- a CDS encoding sorbosone dehydrogenase family protein, with amino-acid sequence MLRFLRTQALICTVFCLLSIGVIAAKKSSPDQNQASTPVLRGQAAFTDAAHESPGTRRHLTVGDLPAPAPDQAVDNGPSMIPRPANAWPVAPKGFKVELYATGLDNPRLLRVAPNGDLFLAESESGKIRVFRGVTPDGKPQQTSVFAEGLHQPFGIAFYPSGPDPKYVYVGETDGIVRFAYKNGDLKASGAAEDLAELPGGGRLRGGGHWTRDLIFSKDGSKLFASVGSHSNVDDSDTHPEEYHRADVLQFTPEGKFVKVYAWGIRNCVGEAINPITGELWCSTNERDGLGNNLVPDYVTHVQEGGFYGWPWWYMGGHQDPRHLGKHPELGPKVITPDIILNPHFASLEMMFYQGSQFPAEFKGDGFACEHGSWNRAQRSGYEVIRLPMKNGHATGEYEDFLTGFTEGDGQVWGRPVGVAEAKDGSLFVSDDGTRSIWHIVYTGK; translated from the coding sequence ATGCTCCGCTTCCTCAGAACGCAAGCTCTGATATGCACTGTCTTTTGCCTGTTATCGATAGGCGTAATTGCCGCAAAGAAGTCTTCGCCGGACCAGAATCAGGCATCGACTCCAGTTCTGAGAGGCCAGGCAGCCTTTACCGACGCTGCTCACGAGTCCCCCGGCACCCGGCGCCACCTGACCGTGGGTGACCTTCCTGCTCCGGCGCCGGATCAGGCGGTCGATAACGGTCCCAGCATGATTCCACGGCCGGCGAATGCGTGGCCGGTTGCGCCTAAGGGCTTCAAGGTGGAACTTTACGCCACCGGGCTCGACAATCCCCGTCTATTGCGTGTTGCACCCAATGGCGACCTGTTTCTGGCTGAGAGCGAAAGCGGCAAAATCAGAGTTTTTCGCGGCGTGACCCCGGACGGAAAGCCGCAGCAGACCTCGGTTTTCGCGGAGGGATTGCACCAGCCCTTTGGCATTGCGTTCTATCCATCCGGTCCGGACCCTAAGTATGTGTACGTTGGCGAAACCGACGGCATTGTTCGCTTCGCCTACAAGAATGGCGATTTGAAGGCTAGTGGAGCTGCCGAGGATCTCGCCGAGTTACCCGGGGGAGGGCGCCTGCGGGGAGGCGGCCACTGGACGCGCGACTTGATCTTTTCAAAGGACGGAAGCAAGCTTTTTGCATCGGTCGGTTCGCACTCCAATGTGGACGACAGCGACACCCACCCCGAGGAATATCACCGCGCCGACGTGCTGCAGTTCACGCCCGAGGGCAAATTCGTGAAGGTGTATGCCTGGGGCATTCGCAACTGCGTTGGCGAGGCGATCAATCCCATCACGGGCGAATTGTGGTGCTCAACCAACGAACGCGATGGGCTTGGCAACAATCTCGTACCCGACTACGTGACCCATGTGCAGGAAGGCGGCTTCTATGGATGGCCGTGGTGGTACATGGGCGGACACCAGGATCCACGCCACCTCGGCAAGCACCCGGAACTCGGGCCGAAGGTCATCACACCTGACATCATTCTGAATCCTCACTTCGCATCGCTGGAGATGATGTTTTACCAAGGATCGCAGTTTCCTGCGGAATTCAAAGGCGACGGTTTCGCGTGTGAGCACGGATCGTGGAATCGTGCACAGCGTTCCGGCTACGAAGTGATCCGCTTGCCCATGAAGAACGGCCACGCGACGGGCGAGTATGAGGACTTCCTCACTGGATTTACAGAAGGTGACGGGCAGGTTTGGGGACGTCCGGTAGGCGTTGCCGAGGCCAAAGACGGATCGCTGTTTGTTTCTGACGACGGCACGCGATCCATCTGGCACATCGTTTACACCGGCAAATAG
- a CDS encoding energy transducer TonB encodes MTQPDPASMQRPEAFLTTVEEPPIWSGLYENIHDRLFPDKLPPLELTSRPIPVPDRMASNTNPWAVGTATFINGTILALVLLMGVKAVVLSDHVPKQNSKFHIDDFPLLAPARLASSDGGQGGGTNDPIDPNKGRLPKLDINTVEKVQVPLLDHPKLALDNSIALPPDIKLPDNPTIPMIGVHISANVTVVSGGPGKNGGIGFGSDGGDGPGSGAGWGPGPGAGIYTPGLGGVSQPIPISTPEAEFSDEARRQKYQGVCLISVIVDAQGNPQNPRVVRRLGMGLDEKALEAVLKYRFKPAKKDGKPVPVRISVMVNFRLF; translated from the coding sequence ATGACACAGCCGGATCCGGCCAGCATGCAACGTCCCGAAGCATTTCTAACCACCGTCGAAGAACCGCCCATCTGGTCCGGGCTGTATGAGAACATCCACGACCGGCTGTTTCCAGACAAGCTTCCGCCGCTGGAGTTGACGTCCCGGCCAATTCCTGTACCCGATCGTATGGCATCGAATACGAATCCCTGGGCAGTCGGAACAGCCACGTTCATTAATGGCACCATACTGGCTCTTGTGCTGCTAATGGGCGTTAAAGCGGTGGTCCTCAGCGATCATGTTCCTAAGCAGAATTCAAAGTTCCACATCGACGATTTCCCCTTACTCGCGCCCGCGAGATTGGCGTCCTCCGACGGCGGCCAGGGGGGCGGGACTAACGATCCGATTGATCCGAATAAGGGCCGCCTACCGAAACTCGACATAAATACTGTCGAGAAGGTGCAGGTCCCCCTGCTCGATCACCCTAAGCTCGCGTTGGACAACAGCATCGCTTTGCCGCCCGACATCAAGCTTCCTGATAATCCGACAATCCCCATGATCGGTGTTCATATTTCGGCAAATGTCACGGTTGTCTCTGGCGGTCCTGGCAAGAATGGCGGCATCGGCTTTGGCTCCGATGGCGGCGATGGCCCGGGCAGCGGAGCGGGTTGGGGTCCAGGTCCGGGCGCCGGCATCTACACGCCAGGCCTGGGAGGAGTGTCACAGCCCATTCCGATATCTACCCCGGAAGCGGAATTCTCAGATGAAGCGCGTCGTCAGAAGTATCAGGGCGTGTGCCTGATCTCCGTTATCGTCGATGCCCAGGGGAATCCGCAAAATCCACGCGTCGTGCGACGGCTGGGAATGGGCCTCGATGAAAAGGCATTGGAAGCCGTTCTAAAGTATCGATTCAAGCCCGCAAAAAAAGACGGCAAGCCCGTGCCGGTGCGCATTTCGGTGATGGTAAACTTCCGCTTGTTCTAG
- the thiL gene encoding thiamine-phosphate kinase: protein MIRKGGNGELALIDRIRGRAASSKSSALRLGIGDDCALLRLKADEEFAVTTDLSIAGRHFKMEWHPPRAVGHRTLARGLSDLAAMGARPVAAFLSLGLPRELTVCHGRNPSWVDGFLDGFLALADQYRTPLAGGDLAESPVALADVVLVGAVPLGRAMLRSGARPGDLLCVTGALGGAAAGLELLRKTAGSRRSDRSHSDGDVRLAPHLWPLPRIVQGLRLRQNLGATAAIDLSDGLSTDLNHLCQESGVSAEVDAQSLPIHTGASLEQALHGGEDYELLFTVRPDAVLPRRIAGVRVSQIGRITKKHRSRSRVVLLEGSGRRSLTSEGWQHFS, encoded by the coding sequence TTGATCCGAAAGGGCGGCAACGGAGAATTAGCGCTGATCGATCGCATTCGCGGCCGGGCAGCTTCTTCAAAGAGCAGCGCATTGCGCCTGGGAATCGGCGATGATTGCGCCCTTTTGAGGCTGAAAGCGGATGAAGAATTCGCTGTAACTACTGATTTATCAATCGCGGGGCGGCATTTCAAGATGGAATGGCACCCCCCGCGGGCGGTGGGCCACCGAACCCTCGCACGTGGTCTGAGTGACCTTGCGGCCATGGGTGCGAGACCGGTAGCAGCTTTCCTTTCCTTGGGATTACCGCGTGAGCTCACGGTGTGTCATGGACGCAATCCCTCCTGGGTTGACGGCTTTCTTGATGGCTTTCTTGCGCTTGCGGACCAATATCGAACGCCCCTTGCCGGCGGAGACCTGGCCGAGTCGCCCGTGGCCTTGGCGGATGTCGTCCTGGTGGGGGCCGTTCCTCTTGGACGAGCGATGCTCCGTTCCGGCGCGAGGCCGGGAGACCTGCTCTGCGTTACGGGTGCTCTCGGTGGAGCGGCAGCAGGACTCGAATTGCTGCGAAAAACAGCAGGCTCACGGAGGTCAGATCGGAGTCATTCCGATGGCGATGTTCGGCTTGCACCGCATTTGTGGCCGCTGCCGCGCATCGTGCAGGGCCTTAGGTTGCGGCAGAATCTAGGTGCGACGGCAGCTATCGATCTGAGTGATGGCCTTTCAACGGACTTGAATCATTTGTGCCAGGAGTCGGGAGTTTCCGCTGAAGTTGACGCGCAATCTCTGCCAATTCATACAGGAGCGTCGCTGGAGCAGGCACTGCATGGTGGCGAGGATTACGAACTCCTCTTTACTGTCAGGCCAGATGCTGTGCTTCCTCGAAGAATTGCAGGCGTACGGGTGAGCCAGATCGGAAGGATCACGAAGAAGCATCGCTCCCGTTCACGTGTAGTGCTGCTGGAGGGTTCGGGACGCCGTTCTTTGACATCGGAAGGCTGGCAACACTTTTCTTAA
- a CDS encoding cellulase family glycosylhydrolase, with the protein MKIAFARAQHLRHGINASEWFAQTSNYSAEQTNKYTDDSDIALMAQLGFDNVRLSIDAAPLTRSLFGRDVDFMTRLDHAVDQMIAKGMAVQIDIHPESDYKKRVSSSSEGVDRFVMLWRKLATHYSDRNPDLIFFEIMNEPEERDPYRWAGVQARAAEAIREAAPRNTIIATGPNWSSIADLLTQEPLPDGNVIYNFHFYEPHEFTHQGAGWGGTWWIYTHDIPYPADESSMQDSLKQLPDASSRYAMEHYWLDHWDAHRIRLQIDAAAAWGKDRKVPLICNEFGAYREHTKSAARMNWIRDVRTALEADGIGWTMWDYRGGFGVVWKQDGQPAKVDSAVVEALGLKK; encoded by the coding sequence TTGAAAATCGCGTTCGCGCGTGCGCAACATCTGCGTCACGGAATCAACGCATCGGAGTGGTTTGCTCAAACCAGCAATTACTCGGCTGAGCAAACGAATAAATACACCGATGATTCAGATATCGCGTTAATGGCCCAACTCGGTTTCGACAACGTCCGCCTCAGCATCGATGCGGCTCCGCTGACGCGAAGTCTCTTCGGCAGGGACGTCGATTTCATGACCCGCCTCGATCACGCCGTTGATCAGATGATCGCGAAGGGCATGGCCGTTCAGATCGACATTCATCCCGAAAGTGATTACAAGAAGCGCGTCAGCTCATCGAGCGAAGGTGTCGATCGCTTTGTGATGCTCTGGCGCAAACTGGCCACGCACTATTCCGATCGCAATCCCGACCTCATCTTTTTTGAGATCATGAACGAACCGGAAGAGCGGGATCCGTATCGCTGGGCAGGCGTTCAGGCGCGTGCCGCAGAGGCTATTCGCGAAGCTGCTCCCAGAAACACGATTATCGCCACAGGACCTAACTGGTCATCGATTGCCGACTTGCTTACGCAAGAACCACTGCCCGATGGCAACGTGATTTACAACTTCCATTTCTATGAGCCGCACGAGTTCACCCACCAGGGCGCCGGCTGGGGCGGAACATGGTGGATTTACACGCATGATATTCCTTATCCCGCAGACGAGAGTTCGATGCAGGACTCGTTGAAGCAACTTCCCGACGCATCGAGCCGTTATGCCATGGAACACTACTGGCTCGATCACTGGGACGCGCATCGCATACGTTTGCAAATCGATGCGGCCGCGGCGTGGGGCAAAGACCGCAAAGTCCCCCTCATCTGCAATGAGTTTGGAGCCTATCGTGAGCACACCAAATCCGCCGCCCGCATGAATTGGATTCGAGATGTTCGCACCGCACTTGAAGCCGACGGAATCGGCTGGACCATGTGGGATTATCGCGGCGGCTTCGGCGTGGTCTGGAAGCAAGACGGACAGCCAGCTAAAGTCGATTCCGCAGTCGTCGAGGCGTTGGGATTGAAGAAATAA
- a CDS encoding M23 family metallopeptidase: MLRKRYYILFVARDEDGRVKKIPLPLQYVYGFVAAALVGAFTIVGLAGSYTRMLLKTERFNQVRQDNQNLRNDYKQLAQVAHDRDVQVASLGALASEVTALYGLRQHKVIPAKASAAAIAPTPATLAVKDDVTAADVKMTFEQFNALRDQAMSGRMTRALEGGLAPGFVGDWTQFADAPSIWPVEGRVGSSFGQREDPINGEGAFHPGIDIEAPYGTLVRAAGDGEVTGENMGAGYGRQVVLDHGHDLITLYGHLSAVAVVPGQHVQRGQVIGYVGQSGRATGPHLHYEVRVHKVPVNPHKYLRNTYEQAITNSNASPIASK, translated from the coding sequence ATGCTGCGGAAACGCTATTACATTCTTTTCGTTGCCAGGGATGAAGATGGCCGGGTCAAAAAGATCCCCCTCCCTCTGCAATATGTATACGGATTTGTTGCGGCAGCGCTGGTTGGTGCGTTCACGATTGTCGGTCTGGCCGGTTCCTACACACGCATGCTCCTCAAGACGGAGCGGTTCAACCAGGTTCGCCAGGACAACCAGAATCTCCGCAACGATTACAAGCAGCTCGCGCAGGTTGCGCATGATCGCGACGTGCAGGTAGCTTCTCTCGGTGCATTGGCCAGCGAAGTGACCGCTCTATACGGTTTGCGCCAGCACAAAGTGATTCCAGCGAAGGCATCCGCTGCCGCGATCGCTCCCACGCCTGCCACGCTCGCTGTCAAAGACGACGTTACTGCAGCCGATGTGAAAATGACTTTCGAGCAATTCAATGCGCTGCGTGATCAGGCCATGTCGGGCCGAATGACACGCGCGCTCGAAGGTGGACTTGCTCCAGGATTCGTCGGGGATTGGACGCAGTTTGCTGACGCACCATCGATCTGGCCGGTTGAAGGTCGCGTTGGATCGAGTTTCGGTCAGCGCGAAGATCCTATCAACGGAGAAGGCGCGTTCCATCCCGGCATCGATATCGAGGCGCCGTATGGCACGCTCGTGCGCGCAGCTGGCGATGGTGAAGTGACCGGAGAAAATATGGGTGCCGGATACGGCCGCCAAGTGGTCCTCGATCACGGCCACGATCTCATCACCCTGTACGGTCATCTTTCGGCCGTTGCCGTTGTGCCCGGCCAGCACGTGCAGCGTGGACAGGTAATCGGCTACGTCGGCCAGTCGGGCCGCGCCACCGGTCCTCATCTTCACTATGAAGTGCGCGTCCACAAGGTGCCGGTGAATCCGCACAAATATCTGCGCAACACCTACGAGCAGGCAATTACGAACAGCAATGCCTCGCCGATCGCCAGCAAATAA
- a CDS encoding TIGR00730 family Rossman fold protein, whose amino-acid sequence MSAEDQGTKSGQPDTANQVNISAEEKLADQSSSGPVPAATLPPNGAPPALASAPLAYENPSFLNGPDGRLIRIVSEYMEPLARIRREHIQDTVVFFGSARFRGREEADHALELLDNTGSRHPAPSNEQPASVPDIAAGKATDLQRKRAVAAVAMARYYEDARRLSQMLTRWAAKIPSRRHRFVVTSGGGPGIMEAANRGAYEAGGKTIGMNIRLPFEQSPNPYITPSLNFEFHYFFMRKLWFAYLAKALVVFPGGFGTLDEMFEILTLAQTQKLAKKITVVVYGSDYWKKVFNIDTLVETGAISPKDIELFQYADTPEDAFELLRQGLTENYLIPEANAAAEKSPQEIMHGSTFDDFLGPEIAKTSK is encoded by the coding sequence ATGAGCGCGGAAGATCAGGGAACGAAGAGTGGGCAGCCAGATACGGCGAATCAGGTAAATATCTCGGCTGAAGAAAAGCTGGCAGACCAGTCATCGAGCGGGCCGGTTCCTGCCGCAACTTTGCCTCCCAATGGTGCACCGCCCGCGCTTGCCTCCGCCCCGCTAGCATACGAGAATCCATCGTTCCTGAATGGACCTGACGGACGACTCATTCGCATTGTCTCCGAATACATGGAACCGCTAGCACGCATCCGCCGCGAGCATATTCAAGACACAGTAGTGTTCTTCGGGTCCGCGCGTTTTCGTGGACGGGAAGAAGCTGACCACGCACTTGAACTGCTCGACAACACCGGTTCACGCCACCCGGCACCGAGCAATGAGCAGCCAGCCAGCGTGCCGGATATCGCCGCCGGCAAGGCCACTGATCTGCAGCGCAAACGCGCCGTCGCAGCCGTAGCCATGGCCCGCTATTACGAAGATGCCCGCAGGCTATCGCAAATGCTTACCCGCTGGGCCGCCAAGATTCCATCCCGCCGCCATCGTTTCGTAGTGACCTCCGGTGGTGGCCCCGGGATTATGGAAGCCGCCAACCGCGGCGCCTACGAAGCCGGCGGCAAGACCATTGGCATGAACATTCGTCTGCCCTTCGAGCAGTCGCCCAATCCCTACATCACCCCCTCGCTCAACTTCGAGTTTCACTACTTCTTCATGCGCAAACTCTGGTTCGCGTACCTCGCCAAGGCGCTAGTTGTCTTTCCAGGTGGCTTCGGCACGCTCGATGAGATGTTCGAGATTCTCACCCTGGCACAGACGCAAAAGCTCGCGAAGAAGATCACGGTTGTGGTGTATGGGTCAGATTATTGGAAGAAGGTCTTCAACATCGACACCCTCGTCGAGACCGGTGCAATCTCACCAAAGGATATCGAGCTCTTTCAATATGCCGATACTCCCGAAGATGCCTTTGAACTGCTGCGCCAGGGATTGACTGAAAACTATCTCATCCCCGAAGCGAATGCCGCTGCCGAGAAGTCGCCCCAGGAGATCATGCATGGATCGACGTTCGATGATTTTCTTGGACCCGAGATAGCAAAAACCAGCAAATAG